From one Dermacentor variabilis isolate Ectoservices chromosome 3, ASM5094787v1, whole genome shotgun sequence genomic stretch:
- the LOC142576261 gene encoding alpha-L-fucosidase-like, with amino-acid sequence MNLSASCGLFLLAMAAAAGSSRARRYSPDWSSLDTRPLPSWFDEAKIGVFLHWGVFSVPSFGSEWFWHNWHEMQPAYVEFMTRNYRPGFTYQDFAPEFTAEFFDPVRWADIFAKSGARYVVLTGKHHEGFTLWPSNVSWNWNAQDVGPHRDLVGDLADAVRIRGGMRFGVYHSMMDWYHPLYLADKASGFETALFPPAKAIPELVEIVNRYEPDIVWSDGEWEAPDTYWNSTSFLAWLYNDSPVRSTVVVNDRWGKGVRCKHGDFFNCDDQFNPGVLQPHKWENCLPIDKRSWGYRRDANLLDYRTIGELLDILASTVSCNGNLLINVGPTKDGIIVPAFEERLTQLGAWLAVNGEAVYGSRPWKHQNDTATPHVWYTAKADVVYVYVMRWPKNEQLFLESLELLPQSRVTMLGLPTEKTFTWASDQSLAEVGQRPAARKGTTVFFPKLTPDKLPTPWAWVLKVEGAI; translated from the exons ATGAACCTCTCGGCTTCGTGCGGGCTCTTTCTACTCGCGATGGCCGCGGCGGCGGGCTCGTCCCGTGCCCGTCGCTACAGTCCCGACTGGTCGTCGCTGGACACTCGGCCCCTGCCGTCCTGGTTCGACGAGGCCAAGATCGGCGTGTTTCTACACTGGGGCGTGTTCTCGGTGCCCAGCTTCGGGAgcgagtggttttggcacaactGGCATGAAATGCAGCCCGCGTACGTGGAGTTCATGACGCGCAACTACAGACCGGGCTTCACGTACCAGGATTTCGCCCCAGAGTTCACGGCTGAGTTCTTCGACCCCGTTCGTTGGGCAGACATCTTCGCCAA GTCGGGAGCCCGGTACGTGGTGTTGACCGGCAAGCATCACGAGGGCTTCACGCTGTGGCCCTCGAACGTCTCGTGGAACTGGAACGCCCAAGACGTGGGACCGCACCGGGACCTGGTGGGGGACCTGGCAGATGCTGTTAGGATCCGCGGAGGAATGCGGTTCGGCGTGTACCACTCCATGATGGATTGGTACCACCCGCTATACCTGGCCGACAAGGCATCCGGATTCGAGACTGCCCTGTTTCCACCCGCCAAGGCCATTCCGGAACTGGTGGAGATCGTGAATAG ATACGAACCAGACATTGTGTGGTCTGACGGAGAATGGGAAGCGCCCGACACTTACTGGAACAGCACGTCTTTCCTCGCCTGGCTGTACAATGACAGCCCCGTCCGCTCCACCGTGGTAGTCAATGACCGCTGGGGCAAAGGCGTGCGCTGCAAGCATGGCGACTTCTTCAACTGCGATGACCAGTTCAATCCGGGCGTGCTTCAGCCACACAAGTGGGAGAACTGCCTACCAATTGACAAGCGTTCCTGGGGCTACAGACGCGATGCAAACCTCTTGGACTACCGCACCATCGGCGAGCTCCTCGACATCCTGGCCAGCACGGTCAGCTGCAACGGCAACCTTCTCATTAACGTCGGCCCGACCAAGGACGGCATTATCGTTCCAGCTTTCGAAGAGCGGCTCACTCAGCTGGGGGCGTGGCTTGCGGTCAACGGCGAAGCCGTTTACGGATCGCGGCCCTGGAAGCACCAGAACGACACGGCCACGCCGCACGTGTGGTACACGGCCAAGGCTGACGTGGTGTACGTGTACGTGATGAGGTGGCCCAAGAACGAGCAGCTCTTCCTGGAGTCTTTGGAATTGTTGCCGCAAAGCAGAGTTACCATGCTTGGGTTGCCCACCGAAAAAACGTTTACTTGGGCGTCAGATCAATCTTTAGCAGAAGTGGGCCAACGGCCAGCAGCTAGGAAGGGCACGACTGTCTTCTTTCCCAAGCTCACCCCAGATAAACTGCCCACGCCGTGGGCATGGGTGCTGAAGGTTGAAGGTGCCATCTAA